A genome region from Geminicoccus roseus DSM 18922 includes the following:
- a CDS encoding ABC transporter substrate-binding protein, which yields MLRVVGSAAVAACLTIGAPLAAAEKPSELRIGITSYSSGPASVFGVPATDAANMLAEQINKDGGIQGVPVSLSFMDEGAGLEALMTEYRRLAQDVDVDVMFASISSGVCNKIAPLAEDLEVMNFMWDCGTQRIFEDDEYRYVFRTQANATPEVLAPLLYLLDTKPDFKTIAVVNQDYAWGRDSWQIFSEALKVLKPDVEVVAELFPAFGAPDYSAEVSRLQALKPDVILSTSWGGDLDTFVRQANQRGLFETSQFVLPLAESSLQRLGSDLPDGVIVGGRGDHYFLHPEYKDDPKLTAFNEAFKEKTGSYPIYSVYHMAQAFAALEAAYDKAAAANGGEWPDRDQVIDAMTGLEFQGFGRPLTIREDGQGIEAQLVGVTKTVPDYPFPIIDDMAVYAGEDLMPPVGQESIEWIGTLTPEFTKVEAKRYQHGS from the coding sequence ATGCTGCGCGTAGTCGGTTCGGCGGCGGTCGCCGCTTGCCTCACGATCGGAGCGCCGCTCGCGGCGGCCGAGAAGCCGTCCGAGCTGCGTATCGGCATCACAAGCTACAGTTCGGGACCCGCCTCGGTGTTCGGCGTTCCTGCCACCGACGCGGCCAACATGCTGGCCGAGCAGATCAACAAGGACGGCGGCATCCAGGGCGTGCCGGTGTCCTTGAGCTTCATGGACGAGGGCGCCGGGCTGGAGGCGCTCATGACCGAGTATCGCCGCCTGGCGCAGGACGTCGACGTCGACGTGATGTTCGCCTCGATCTCGTCCGGGGTGTGCAACAAGATCGCACCGCTCGCCGAAGACCTCGAAGTGATGAACTTCATGTGGGACTGCGGAACCCAGCGGATCTTCGAGGACGACGAGTACCGCTACGTCTTCCGCACCCAGGCCAACGCCACGCCCGAGGTCCTGGCGCCGCTGCTCTATCTCCTGGATACGAAGCCGGACTTCAAGACCATCGCGGTGGTGAACCAGGACTATGCCTGGGGCCGCGACAGCTGGCAGATCTTTTCGGAGGCGCTGAAGGTCCTGAAGCCGGACGTGGAGGTCGTGGCGGAACTGTTCCCGGCCTTCGGTGCGCCCGACTATTCGGCCGAGGTCTCCAGGCTGCAGGCGCTCAAGCCCGACGTGATCCTGTCGACCTCCTGGGGCGGCGACCTGGACACCTTCGTGCGCCAGGCCAACCAGCGCGGCCTGTTCGAGACCTCGCAGTTCGTGCTGCCGCTCGCCGAATCCTCGCTGCAGCGCCTGGGCAGCGACCTGCCCGACGGGGTGATCGTCGGCGGCCGCGGCGACCACTACTTCCTGCATCCGGAATACAAGGACGACCCGAAGCTGACCGCCTTCAACGAGGCGTTCAAGGAGAAGACCGGCTCCTACCCGATCTACTCCGTCTACCACATGGCCCAGGCCTTTGCGGCCCTGGAAGCTGCCTACGACAAGGCTGCCGCTGCCAATGGCGGGGAGTGGCCGGACCGCGACCAGGTCATCGACGCGATGACCGGTCTGGAGTTCCAGGGCTTCGGCCGCCCGCTGACCATCCGCGAGGACGGGCAGGGGATCGAGGCGCAGCTGGTCGGCGTCACCAAGACCGTGCCCGACTATCCGTTCCCGATCATCGACGACATGGCCGTCTATGCCGGCGAGGACCTGATGCCGCCGGTCGGCCAGGAATCGATCGAGTGGATCGGGACCCTGACGCCCGAGTTCACCAAGGTCGAGGCGAAGCGCTACCAGCACGGCTCCTGA
- a CDS encoding aldehyde dehydrogenase family protein, which translates to MSASTYPEAATVQAAEGVFIDNRWEPATGRGTVDVVAPAEGRVFARIAAGGKPDVDRAVKAARHAVEEGHWGRLSALERGRLLMKLGQAIADHAEELALLEARDTGKPMKQARADMVAAARYFEFYGSAADKVHGETIPFLPGYLVATERERFGVTGHIIPWNYPAQMFGRTLGPALAMGNATVLKPAEDACLTSLRIAELAAGVGMPEGAINIVPGLGGEAGAALAEHPGIDFIAFTGSPEVGVFIQTAAARNHIGCVLELGGKSPQIVFGDADLDVAVPVLVNAIVQNAGQTCSAGSRLLIEQSAYDLVMERVIERFARLRAGTPEMDLDLGPVINAKQKKRVEGFFSRAEADGVPLLAMGQVAEGAPADGFFVAPRIYGPVPRGNRLAVDEVFGPVLSAIPFEDEADAVRLANDTDYGLVAGVWSGNGARATRVARKVQAGQVFVNAYGAGGGIELPFGGMKKSGHGREKGFEALYEFAALKTIVIKHD; encoded by the coding sequence ATGAGCGCTTCGACCTATCCGGAAGCCGCCACGGTGCAGGCCGCCGAGGGCGTCTTCATCGACAATCGCTGGGAGCCCGCCACCGGTCGCGGCACGGTGGATGTCGTGGCGCCTGCCGAAGGCCGGGTGTTCGCCAGGATCGCCGCCGGCGGAAAGCCGGACGTCGACCGCGCCGTGAAGGCAGCGCGCCATGCCGTCGAGGAAGGCCATTGGGGCCGCCTGTCCGCCCTGGAGCGTGGCCGGCTCCTGATGAAGCTGGGCCAGGCGATCGCCGACCATGCCGAGGAGCTTGCCCTGCTCGAGGCGCGCGACACCGGCAAGCCGATGAAGCAGGCCCGTGCCGACATGGTCGCGGCGGCCCGCTACTTCGAGTTCTACGGCTCCGCCGCCGACAAGGTGCATGGCGAAACCATCCCGTTCCTGCCGGGCTACCTCGTGGCGACCGAGCGCGAGCGCTTCGGCGTCACCGGGCACATCATTCCCTGGAACTACCCGGCGCAGATGTTCGGGCGCACCCTTGGGCCCGCTCTGGCGATGGGCAACGCCACGGTGCTGAAGCCGGCCGAGGACGCCTGCCTGACCTCCCTGCGTATTGCGGAGCTGGCGGCGGGCGTGGGCATGCCCGAGGGCGCCATCAACATCGTGCCGGGCCTGGGCGGCGAAGCCGGCGCGGCGCTGGCCGAGCATCCGGGGATCGACTTCATCGCGTTCACCGGCAGCCCCGAGGTCGGCGTGTTCATCCAGACCGCTGCTGCCCGCAACCATATCGGCTGCGTCCTGGAACTGGGCGGCAAGAGCCCGCAGATCGTGTTCGGCGACGCCGACCTCGACGTCGCGGTGCCGGTCCTGGTCAACGCCATCGTCCAGAATGCCGGGCAGACCTGCTCGGCGGGCTCCAGGCTGCTGATCGAGCAGAGCGCCTATGACCTGGTGATGGAGCGGGTGATCGAGCGGTTCGCTCGCCTGCGCGCCGGCACGCCGGAGATGGACCTGGACCTGGGCCCGGTCATCAACGCCAAGCAGAAGAAGCGGGTCGAAGGCTTCTTCAGCCGTGCCGAGGCCGATGGCGTTCCGCTGCTGGCCATGGGCCAGGTCGCCGAGGGAGCGCCCGCGGACGGATTCTTCGTGGCGCCGCGCATCTACGGGCCGGTGCCGCGCGGCAACCGGCTGGCTGTGGACGAGGTGTTCGGGCCGGTCCTCTCGGCGATCCCGTTCGAGGACGAGGCCGACGCGGTGCGCCTCGCCAACGACACCGACTACGGCCTGGTCGCCGGCGTCTGGTCCGGCAACGGGGCGCGGGCGACCCGGGTCGCGCGCAAGGTCCAGGCCGGCCAGGTGTTCGTGAACGCCTATGGCGCCGGCGGCGGCATCGAGCTGCCGTTCGGCGGGATGAAGAAGTCCGGTCATGGCCGCGAGAAGGGTTTCGAGGCGCTCTACGAGTTCGCCGCGCTGAAGACGATCGTGATCAAGCACGACTGA
- a CDS encoding ABC transporter ATP-binding protein — MLQAKGLQIRFGGVVAADGIELDVFEGENLAIIGPNGAGKTTFLNICTGYLRPQGGTVWFEGKEITAQPPRTITRLGIARAFQIPQLFTEHTVLENMLLAAAVRERRWNPFRTMRHLPERDEMVALLELVGCGDVKERRASELPEGQRKLVDIAVALALRPRLLLMDEPTSGVASADKFEVMEILVGALAKAKVSSVFVEHDMEMVSRYAHRVAVWSAGKIQMAGPPDLVLADPEVVRTVIGG, encoded by the coding sequence ATGCTCCAGGCCAAGGGGCTGCAGATCCGGTTCGGCGGCGTGGTGGCGGCCGACGGGATCGAGCTGGACGTGTTCGAGGGCGAGAACCTCGCCATCATCGGGCCGAACGGTGCCGGCAAGACCACCTTTCTCAACATCTGCACGGGCTACCTGCGCCCGCAGGGTGGTACCGTCTGGTTCGAGGGCAAGGAGATCACCGCCCAGCCGCCGCGCACCATCACCCGCCTGGGCATTGCCCGGGCCTTCCAGATCCCGCAGCTGTTCACCGAGCACACCGTCCTGGAGAACATGCTGCTGGCGGCCGCCGTGCGCGAGCGGCGCTGGAACCCGTTCCGCACCATGCGGCACCTGCCCGAGCGCGACGAGATGGTGGCGCTGCTGGAACTGGTGGGCTGCGGCGACGTGAAGGAGCGGCGCGCCTCGGAACTGCCGGAAGGCCAGCGCAAGCTGGTCGACATCGCGGTGGCGCTGGCCCTGCGCCCGCGCCTGCTGCTGATGGACGAGCCCACCTCGGGCGTGGCGTCGGCCGACAAGTTCGAGGTGATGGAGATCCTGGTGGGTGCGCTCGCCAAGGCGAAGGTGAGCTCGGTGTTCGTCGAGCACGACATGGAAATGGTGAGCCGCTACGCGCACCGGGTCGCGGTCTGGAGTGCCGGCAAGATCCAGATGGCCGGACCGCCCGACCTGGTGCTGGCCGATCCCGAGGTGGTCCGCACGGTGATCGGAGGCTGA
- a CDS encoding ABC transporter ATP-binding protein, translating into MLSFERVDVSIERIPILRQISFQLDEGESVALVGRNGAGKTTTLRTIMGFTDCTGRMTFQGQDLGRVAPHLRPGLGIGYAPEDRRLFSRFTVEENVLLPARVAQLDQAETGRRLARVYEVLPELKELAGRPAGSVSGGQGKMVALGRALMLGTRLVLLDEPFQGLAPVLAHRYADALRRLRDLAPELTLVITESNPHLLKNFAERTIVVERGAIASDDRTEKLVA; encoded by the coding sequence ATGCTGTCGTTCGAACGCGTCGACGTCTCGATCGAGCGCATCCCGATTCTGCGCCAGATCTCGTTCCAGCTGGACGAGGGCGAGAGCGTCGCCTTGGTCGGCCGCAACGGCGCCGGCAAGACCACCACGCTGCGCACGATCATGGGCTTCACCGACTGCACCGGGCGGATGACCTTCCAGGGTCAGGACCTGGGCAGGGTGGCGCCGCATCTGCGCCCCGGCCTTGGCATCGGCTATGCGCCGGAGGACCGCCGGCTGTTCTCGCGCTTCACGGTGGAAGAGAACGTGCTGCTGCCGGCACGGGTGGCCCAGCTCGACCAGGCGGAGACCGGGCGGCGCCTGGCCCGGGTCTACGAGGTGCTGCCGGAGCTGAAGGAGCTGGCCGGGCGGCCGGCGGGCTCGGTGTCCGGCGGGCAGGGCAAGATGGTGGCGCTGGGCCGGGCCTTGATGCTGGGGACGCGGCTGGTGCTGCTGGACGAGCCGTTCCAGGGCTTGGCCCCCGTTTTGGCCCATCGCTACGCCGACGCGCTGCGCCGGCTGCGCGACCTGGCGCCGGAACTGACCCTGGTGATCACCGAATCCAACCCGCATCTGCTCAAGAATTTTGCGGAACGCACGATCGTGGTCGAGCGCGGTGCCATCGCATCCGACGACCGAACGGAGAAACTTGTCGCATGA
- a CDS encoding thermonuclease family protein: MLYPTELRTRPASLYHRPAATASRRAVLMLAGALLGGMGTRAAADEAVRVERLARADAWVLADGRTIRLASVVVPDLPVELPARALALVAPLAEGRRLRLAGGERADRYGRMLGTLVDAAGQDPRLLLLRAGLAVVRCGDEPEAAVRVLLAAERDGRSSGRGIWGELDRAQATPVTVARRIGRFALVEGVAVAVKTSWDASYLDFGPDWRTDFGIRILKADLRRFVAAGLDPTTLTGRKLQVRGWPFQATGPMLELRDPLELQPLP; the protein is encoded by the coding sequence GTGCTCTATCCTACTGAGCTACGGACGCGACCTGCCTCCCTCTACCACCGACCGGCGGCGACGGCCAGCCGTCGCGCGGTGCTGATGCTGGCGGGAGCGCTGCTGGGCGGCATGGGAACCCGGGCGGCGGCAGACGAGGCGGTTCGGGTGGAGCGGCTGGCGCGCGCCGACGCCTGGGTGCTGGCGGACGGGCGGACGATCCGGCTGGCCTCGGTGGTGGTGCCCGACCTGCCCGTGGAACTGCCGGCGAGGGCCCTGGCGCTGGTGGCGCCGCTGGCCGAGGGGCGGCGGCTCCGGCTGGCGGGCGGGGAGCGTGCGGACCGCTATGGCCGGATGCTCGGCACCCTGGTGGACGCGGCCGGCCAAGACCCCCGGCTGCTCCTGCTGCGGGCCGGGCTCGCGGTGGTGCGCTGCGGCGACGAGCCGGAGGCGGCGGTGCGCGTCCTGCTGGCGGCCGAGCGGGACGGCCGCTCGTCGGGGCGCGGGATCTGGGGCGAACTGGACCGGGCGCAGGCGACGCCTGTGACGGTGGCGCGGCGGATCGGGCGGTTCGCGCTGGTCGAGGGGGTCGCGGTCGCCGTCAAGACCAGCTGGGATGCGAGCTACCTGGACTTCGGCCCGGACTGGCGGACCGATTTCGGGATCCGCATTCTCAAGGCCGACCTGCGGCGGTTCGTGGCGGCGGGCCTGGATCCCACGACGCTGACGGGACGGAAGCTGCAGGTTCGTGGCTGGCCGTTTCAGGCCACCGGCCCCATGTTGGAACTGCGTGATCCACTGGAGCTACAGCCCCTGCCATGA
- a CDS encoding branched-chain amino acid ABC transporter permease has product MSLDIAILATMDGISYASLIFLVAVGLTLIFGVLGVLNIAHGSFYALGAYGAASIGSWLVAQGFSPWLTFPALVLAAILVGLLVGGTMESILLRHIYTKDPVLQLLVTFAVFMMLENIQRMIWGVQPLYMAEPLQLLGNVSVVGITYTAYQTIFLPILAIVVLVGLRYFLRHTRNGAEILAVTEDREAATAIGINAKRVYFMTFVIGATLAAAGGALATPTTSLIPGMGANMIVLSFAVAATAGLGQIEGAAISALLIGLSRSFAIYLAPEFEVLMPYLIMVLVLLVRPNGLFGVAAVRKI; this is encoded by the coding sequence ATGTCCCTCGATATCGCCATCCTCGCGACCATGGACGGCATTTCCTATGCGTCCCTGATCTTCCTGGTCGCGGTCGGCCTCACCCTGATCTTCGGGGTGCTGGGCGTGCTCAACATCGCCCATGGCAGCTTCTATGCCCTGGGCGCCTACGGGGCCGCCTCGATCGGCAGCTGGCTGGTGGCCCAGGGCTTCAGCCCGTGGCTGACCTTCCCGGCCCTGGTGCTGGCGGCGATCCTGGTGGGGCTGCTGGTCGGCGGGACAATGGAATCGATCCTGCTGCGCCATATCTACACCAAGGACCCGGTGCTGCAGCTCCTCGTCACCTTCGCGGTGTTCATGATGCTGGAGAACATCCAGCGGATGATCTGGGGCGTGCAGCCGCTCTACATGGCCGAGCCGCTCCAGCTCCTGGGCAACGTGAGCGTGGTGGGGATCACCTACACCGCCTACCAGACGATCTTCCTGCCGATCCTGGCGATCGTGGTGCTGGTCGGCCTGCGCTACTTCCTGCGCCACACCCGCAACGGCGCCGAGATCCTGGCGGTGACCGAGGACCGCGAGGCCGCGACCGCGATCGGGATCAACGCCAAGAGGGTCTATTTCATGACCTTCGTGATCGGCGCGACGCTGGCGGCGGCGGGCGGCGCGCTCGCCACCCCGACCACCTCGCTGATCCCGGGCATGGGGGCGAACATGATCGTCCTGTCTTTCGCGGTGGCGGCCACGGCCGGGCTCGGCCAGATCGAGGGGGCGGCGATCTCCGCGCTGCTGATCGGCCTCAGCCGTTCCTTCGCCATCTACCTGGCGCCCGAGTTCGAGGTGCTGATGCCCTATCTCATCATGGTGCTCGTCCTGCTCGTTCGCCCGAACGGCCTGTTCGGCGTCGCCGCGGTGCGGAAGATCTGA
- a CDS encoding MBL fold metallo-hydrolase, protein MAIIKAPIGRRGFLAGTAGLTLASGGIGLFGSGRAEAKAPMLGTKQPGWYRFKIGDFEGTIVSDGRLDLGKATDQFPDAPVEEIQAIMDREFLPVAPMMLEQNALIVNTGEKLVLFDSGMGSAKLFGPESGRLMASIKASGIDPATIDAVILTHAHLDHCWGIMADDGSRNFPNAQIYMSQADFDFWTDEGKLSAEGFLPTFVEGARRNLLPNQDRMVFVEDGKEVLPGIQAIFTPGHTVGHVSYVITSNGQSFLNVGDVVHHYALLFENPQWEFAFDTDPKQAAATRVKLFEMATSEQLVMLGYHFPFPGIGHIRKAQKGFDYVPMAMDLS, encoded by the coding sequence ATGGCGATCATCAAGGCGCCGATCGGCCGACGTGGATTTCTGGCAGGCACTGCCGGCCTGACGCTGGCGTCCGGCGGTATCGGACTGTTCGGTTCCGGCCGGGCCGAGGCCAAGGCGCCGATGCTCGGCACCAAGCAGCCGGGCTGGTACCGGTTCAAGATCGGCGACTTCGAGGGAACCATCGTCTCCGACGGCAGGCTCGACCTCGGCAAGGCGACCGACCAGTTCCCGGATGCGCCGGTCGAGGAAATCCAGGCGATCATGGACAGGGAATTCCTGCCGGTGGCGCCGATGATGCTGGAGCAGAACGCGCTGATCGTGAACACCGGCGAGAAGCTGGTCCTGTTCGACAGCGGCATGGGCAGCGCCAAGCTGTTCGGCCCAGAATCCGGCCGGCTGATGGCCAGCATCAAGGCTTCGGGCATCGATCCGGCCACCATCGACGCGGTGATCCTGACTCACGCCCACCTGGACCATTGCTGGGGCATCATGGCGGACGACGGTTCGCGCAACTTCCCCAACGCCCAGATCTACATGTCCCAGGCGGACTTCGACTTCTGGACCGACGAGGGCAAGCTCTCGGCGGAAGGCTTCCTGCCGACCTTCGTGGAAGGTGCCCGGCGCAACCTCCTGCCCAACCAGGACCGCATGGTGTTCGTGGAGGACGGCAAGGAAGTGCTCCCGGGCATCCAGGCGATCTTCACGCCCGGCCACACGGTCGGCCATGTCTCCTACGTGATCACCTCGAACGGCCAGTCCTTCCTGAACGTGGGCGACGTGGTCCACCACTACGCGCTCCTGTTCGAGAACCCGCAATGGGAGTTCGCCTTCGACACCGATCCCAAGCAGGCGGCCGCCACCCGGGTGAAGCTGTTCGAGATGGCGACCTCGGAGCAGCTGGTGATGCTGGGCTACCACTTCCCGTTCCCGGGCATCGGCCATATCCGCAAGGCGCAGAAGGGCTTCGACTACGTGCCCATGGCCATGGATCTCAGCTGA
- a CDS encoding SDR family NAD(P)-dependent oxidoreductase yields the protein MTSFSLEGRAALVTGGSRGIGGAIAELFARHGARVAVCHHGDAAGAEELRGRLAPDGLACPATECDVADEASVAAMAAWARQELGQVDILVNCAGIGGDKAFADLSVADWDRMIGVHLRGTFLVTHAFFPDMVQRGYGRVINIASQLAYKGAPGLVHYCAAKAGIVGFTRALSYEGAPHGVTVNAIAPGPVETDLLRGLSPAWREMKQAQLPIGRFGQVDEIAPTALMLASSAGSYYVGQTLSPNGGDVMV from the coding sequence ATGACCAGCTTTTCCCTGGAAGGGCGCGCCGCCCTGGTGACCGGCGGCAGCCGCGGCATCGGCGGCGCCATCGCGGAGCTGTTCGCGCGCCATGGCGCCCGGGTGGCCGTCTGCCACCATGGCGATGCGGCGGGGGCGGAGGAGCTGCGCGGCCGGCTGGCGCCGGACGGCTTGGCCTGCCCCGCCACCGAATGCGACGTCGCCGACGAGGCATCGGTCGCCGCCATGGCAGCCTGGGCCAGGCAGGAACTCGGCCAGGTCGACATCCTGGTCAACTGCGCCGGGATCGGCGGCGACAAGGCTTTCGCCGACCTGTCGGTCGCCGACTGGGACCGGATGATCGGCGTGCATCTGCGCGGCACCTTCCTGGTCACCCACGCCTTCTTTCCGGACATGGTCCAGCGCGGCTACGGCCGGGTGATCAACATCGCCTCGCAGCTCGCCTACAAGGGCGCCCCGGGCCTGGTCCATTACTGCGCCGCCAAGGCCGGGATCGTCGGCTTCACCCGGGCCCTGTCCTACGAAGGCGCCCCGCACGGCGTCACCGTCAACGCGATCGCGCCGGGCCCGGTGGAGACCGACCTGCTGCGCGGCCTTTCCCCCGCCTGGCGCGAGATGAAGCAGGCGCAGCTGCCGATCGGCCGGTTCGGCCAGGTGGACGAGATCGCGCCCACCGCCCTGATGCTCGCCTCCTCGGCCGGTTCCTATTACGTGGGCCAGACCCTCTCGCCCAATGGCGGCGACGTGATGGTCTGA
- a CDS encoding zinc-dependent alcohol dehydrogenase family protein encodes MKIRAAVLHEAPKSAPFATTRPLAIEEVELAPPGPGEVLVRVGAAGLCHSDLSVINGDRPRPTPMVLGHEAAGVVEETGPGVADLVPGDHVVMVFVPSCGHCVCCSEGRPALCEPGNATNGQGTLLSGERRLSFQGGPVHHHVGVSAFADYTVVSRHSLVKIDRDIPLEIAALFGCAVLTGVGAAVNTAQVRAGETVAVVGLGGVGLSALLGALSSGAARVIALDLADDKLAMARELGATDTFNAGDPDAIAAIRAVTGGGVDHALEMAGSAKALELAFEITRRGGTTTTAGLANPAARFAFSPTRLVGEERTLRGSYVGSCIPTRDIPRFVALYRAGRLPVDRLLTSRGTLDDINAGFDALAEGRTVRHVISPH; translated from the coding sequence TTGAAGATTCGCGCGGCTGTCCTGCACGAAGCCCCCAAGAGCGCCCCGTTCGCGACGACCAGGCCGCTGGCGATCGAGGAGGTCGAGCTGGCCCCGCCCGGTCCGGGCGAGGTGCTGGTGCGGGTCGGCGCTGCCGGCCTGTGCCATTCCGACCTCTCGGTCATCAATGGCGACCGGCCGCGCCCGACCCCGATGGTGCTGGGCCACGAGGCGGCGGGCGTCGTCGAAGAGACCGGCCCCGGCGTCGCCGACCTGGTGCCGGGCGACCATGTGGTCATGGTGTTCGTGCCGTCCTGCGGCCATTGCGTCTGCTGCAGCGAGGGACGGCCGGCCCTGTGCGAGCCGGGCAACGCCACGAACGGCCAGGGGACCCTGTTGTCCGGCGAGCGCCGCCTGTCCTTCCAGGGCGGGCCGGTGCACCACCATGTCGGCGTTTCCGCGTTCGCCGACTACACCGTGGTGTCGCGCCACTCGCTGGTGAAGATCGACCGGGACATCCCGCTGGAGATCGCCGCCCTGTTCGGCTGCGCGGTGCTGACCGGTGTCGGGGCCGCGGTCAACACCGCCCAGGTGCGTGCCGGCGAGACGGTCGCGGTGGTGGGGCTGGGCGGGGTCGGCCTGAGCGCGCTCCTGGGCGCGTTGTCCTCGGGTGCTGCCCGGGTGATTGCGCTCGACCTCGCCGACGACAAGCTGGCGATGGCCAGGGAGCTGGGCGCCACCGACACGTTCAACGCTGGCGACCCGGACGCGATCGCCGCGATCCGTGCCGTCACCGGCGGCGGCGTCGACCATGCCCTGGAGATGGCCGGGTCGGCCAAGGCGCTGGAACTGGCCTTCGAGATCACCAGGCGCGGCGGCACCACCACCACCGCCGGCCTCGCCAACCCCGCCGCCCGCTTCGCCTTCTCCCCGACCCGGCTGGTCGGCGAGGAGCGCACCCTGCGCGGCAGCTATGTCGGCAGCTGCATCCCCACCCGGGACATCCCCCGCTTCGTGGCGCTCTACCGCGCCGGCCGCCTGCCGGTCGACCGGCTGCTGACCAGCCGCGGCACGCTGGACGACATCAACGCAGGCTTCGACGCGCTGGCGGAAGGCCGCACGGTCCGCCACGTCATCAGCCCGCACTGA
- a CDS encoding branched-chain amino acid ABC transporter permease, producing the protein MTKRIALAALLLLLLAVPAFAGSSMTFLTIVYAKALAVLGILLLLQAGQVSFGHGMFFAAGAYTAAFLGDAWRGADMVVLLVAAALVSILAGLIVGLFVTRYRGIFFGMLNLAFSMVLFAVLEKFFHLTGGSDGMRIRRPTLLGFSFDRGSFDLVIYYTVLVLAVLMAAMVWQFLRSPLGQALKAMKANETRLEYIGISAKHVMLVSYVFSALLCGLGGVAMGLVQGIATPDYTFWTRSSEFVFIAVLGGAGHVLGAFAGSFVYEAVRVYAAAFLADSWQLILGAVLIVVILWAPGGLIDLHRRLPWARRREAAARDEARAVENVT; encoded by the coding sequence ATGACCAAGCGCATCGCGCTGGCAGCGCTTCTCCTGCTGCTCCTGGCCGTCCCGGCGTTCGCCGGTTCGTCCATGACCTTCCTGACGATCGTCTACGCCAAGGCCCTTGCGGTCCTGGGCATCCTGCTGCTCCTGCAGGCCGGCCAGGTCTCGTTCGGCCACGGCATGTTCTTCGCCGCCGGCGCCTACACCGCCGCTTTTCTGGGCGATGCCTGGCGGGGTGCGGACATGGTGGTCCTGCTGGTCGCCGCGGCCCTGGTGTCGATCCTGGCCGGCCTGATCGTCGGGCTGTTCGTCACCCGCTACCGGGGCATCTTCTTCGGGATGCTCAACCTGGCCTTCTCCATGGTCCTGTTCGCGGTTCTGGAGAAGTTCTTCCACCTGACCGGCGGCTCGGACGGGATGCGCATCCGCCGCCCGACCCTCCTGGGCTTCAGCTTCGACCGCGGCTCCTTCGACCTCGTGATCTACTACACTGTCCTCGTGCTGGCGGTGCTGATGGCGGCGATGGTCTGGCAGTTCCTGCGCAGCCCGCTCGGCCAGGCGCTGAAGGCGATGAAGGCCAACGAGACCCGCCTGGAATATATCGGCATCTCGGCCAAGCACGTCATGCTGGTGAGCTACGTGTTCTCGGCCCTGCTCTGCGGGCTGGGCGGCGTCGCCATGGGCCTGGTCCAGGGCATCGCCACCCCGGACTACACGTTCTGGACCCGCTCCAGCGAGTTCGTGTTCATCGCGGTCCTGGGCGGGGCCGGCCATGTGCTGGGCGCCTTCGCCGGCTCGTTCGTCTACGAGGCGGTGAGGGTCTATGCCGCCGCGTTCCTGGCCGACAGCTGGCAGCTGATCCTGGGCGCGGTGCTGATCGTGGTGATCCTGTGGGCGCCGGGCGGGCTGATCGACCTGCACCGGCGATTGCCCTGGGCGCGCCGGCGCGAGGCGGCCGCCCGGGACGAGGCGCGGGCCGTGGAGAACGTGACGTGA
- a CDS encoding glucose 1-dehydrogenase produces the protein MGAQHRLAGKFAIVTGAGGGFGEAIAKLFAAEGARVAVLDIRKDAAERVAGEIGESAAAFAADVGVKAEVDAAVEAAVAQFGKPDIVVNNAGWTHKNQPALDVDEETFDRVFRINVKSIYLMTHATVPLMRQNGGGVIVNIGSVAGIRPRPGLSWYNSTKGAVNIMSQSLAVELAPDNIRVNALCPVMGETGLLESFMGVPDTPENRARFVATIPLGRMSRPDDIARAALYLASPDSEFVTGVLLPVDGGRTI, from the coding sequence ATGGGCGCACAGCACCGGCTGGCCGGGAAGTTCGCGATCGTCACCGGAGCGGGCGGCGGGTTTGGCGAGGCGATCGCCAAGCTGTTCGCTGCCGAGGGCGCCAGGGTGGCCGTGCTCGACATCCGCAAGGATGCGGCCGAGCGGGTGGCCGGCGAGATCGGGGAGAGCGCCGCGGCGTTCGCCGCGGATGTCGGCGTGAAGGCCGAGGTGGACGCGGCGGTCGAGGCGGCAGTGGCGCAGTTCGGCAAGCCGGACATCGTGGTCAACAATGCCGGCTGGACCCACAAGAACCAGCCGGCCCTGGACGTCGACGAGGAGACCTTCGACCGGGTGTTCCGGATCAACGTGAAGTCGATCTACCTGATGACCCACGCGACCGTGCCGCTCATGCGGCAGAACGGCGGCGGGGTGATCGTCAACATCGGCTCGGTCGCCGGCATCCGCCCGCGTCCGGGCCTGAGCTGGTACAACAGCACCAAGGGTGCGGTGAACATCATGTCCCAGTCGCTGGCGGTCGAGCTGGCGCCGGACAACATCCGGGTGAACGCGCTCTGCCCGGTGATGGGCGAAACCGGCCTGCTGGAATCCTTCATGGGCGTGCCGGACACGCCGGAGAACAGGGCGCGTTTCGTGGCGACGATCCCGCTCGGCCGGATGTCCCGTCCGGACGACATCGCGCGGGCAGCGCTCTACCTGGCCTCGCCGGATTCCGAGTTCGTCACCGGCGTGCTCCTGCCGGTGGACGGCGGCCGGACGATCTGA